The proteins below come from a single Aphanothece sacrum FPU1 genomic window:
- a CDS encoding PEP-CTERM sorting domain-containing protein (PEP-CTERM proteins occur, often in large numbers, in the proteomes of bacteria that also encode an exosortase, a predicted intramembrane cysteine proteinase. The presence of a PEP-CTERM domain at a protein's C-terminus predicts cleavage within the sorting domain, followed by covalent anchoring to some some component of the (usually Gram-negative) cell surface. Many PEP-CTERM proteins exhibit an unusual sequence composition that includes large numbers of potential glycosylation sites. Expression of one such protein has been shown restore the ability of a bacterium to form floc, a type of biofilm.): MRVDLLSGGYAALDNFRIVASDIPGDIGDTSVPEPTSILSFLALGTLGAGASLKRKLKPSKSTEKVG, translated from the coding sequence TTGAGAGTCGATCTTTTAAGCGGTGGTTACGCAGCACTAGATAACTTTCGCATTGTTGCATCTGATATCCCAGGTGATATTGGCGATACTTCCGTTCCAGAACCCACCTCAATCCTCAGTTTTCTCGCCCTCGGAACCCTTGGCGCAGGTGCAAGCCTAAAACGCAAACTAAAACCATCTAAATCTACTGAAAAAGTAGGTTAA